From one Saccharomyces cerevisiae S288C chromosome XVI, complete sequence genomic stretch:
- the ARR2 gene encoding Arr2p (Arsenate reductase required for arsenate resistance; converts arsenate to arsenite which can then be exported from cells by Arr3p) yields the protein MVSFITSRQLKGLIENQRKDFQVVDLRREDFARDHITNAWHVPVTAQITEKQLNQLIKGLSDTFSSSQFVKVIFHCTGSKNRGPKVAAKFETYLQEEDITSKFESCILVGGFYAWETHCRESNLKLIVSG from the coding sequence ATGGTAAGTTTCATAACGTCTAGGCAACTCAAGGGCCTAATTGAAAATCAGAGGAAGGATTTTCAAGTTGTTGATCTTCGAAGAGAAGATTTTGCACGTGATCATATTACAAACGCTTGGCATGTTCCAGTAACAGCACAGATTACAGAGAAGCAACTGAATCAATTAATTAAAGGTTTATCCGATACTTTCTCAAGTTCTCAATTCGTCAAAGTGATATTTCATTGTACTGGGTCCAAGAATAGGGGACCAAAAGTAGCTGCTAAATTCGAAACCTACttacaagaagaagatattacAAGTAAGTTTGAGAGTTGCATCCTCGTTGGAGGTTTTTACGCTTGGGAGACCCATTGTAGAGAGAGTAACCT